The DNA segment TGGATCCTAATTTATCAGCCTCTGTCCACTTATCTTTGGGTTTAGGTACTAGTTCACCATCGACAATCTTGACTGTGGGTTATGTCCAACCAAGTTCTGCAGCTGACCAGACATCTTTGTCGATCCCTTTGAGTCTCTCTTTCATCCGTACTTTCCAGTGTCCAAAATTGTTCTCTTTCCGCATTAGAATTCTTTGAACAACTAGTAGTTCCTTTGATGCATTCATGTTCCTCACATAATCTCAACTAGGTGAACTGTTCTGATACCAAATGTAAACCGGTCTCTTTGCGCTCAAAAACCctaaaaactcataaacctaCGATCGACTCTTTTAATTAAGTCATCCTTCTTTCACTTCTTTATGGACCCAACCCTCAGATACGTCCTTATCTTCAAGCCCAACAAAAACTCTAACTTTGTCAAGTCGTTCTTAGTCATACCAACCAATAAATTGAAGCCGCGTCACCTTAAGAAACTCCCGCATGAACTTGGATTGAAACAAGCTCGTAAGAGCATGTTCATTGCAAGCAACCTTATTTGTTGCTTAAGTGGGGcatgattaatttttaattattaaaattaatagaaGCAATTTTGTTAAGCAACACTTAGTTATATGGATTTATTGGTAGTTGCTTAGATTTTTATAAGTGTGCTTGTGATGAGAATTGATGATCAAACGATGATCTTGATAACGTAAGAAGGAGAATATATGTGATGATCAAACAGCTACGCTTGTTTGTGTGCAACCTCAAATCTTGGTCTTAACATTACCTTCATCTTTTTGATTTCATTCAATCACATGATTTTTGAGTATAGCACACGAACTATGGTATGCACATTTTACATTTATGATAATCTTGAGCTTCATTCCGGGTTCTTTGGTCTATGTTCTCTCTTGTGCCTACTCTAAGCTCATATTACATTGGTGCCTTTTTCTTGCAGAATCCAAATGAAAACCAGCAAACTGAAGTGGGCAATCTCTTCAAGCCATTAAGTCATTAAGTGGAAGAGCCAAACGTATGAACAAGGACTACACTTGATTgttttatgtaaaaatatatgaCATGTTATGGTATTTTCAACAAATTGATCGCTCGTGTTGCAGCTTTGTACACAAGGACATGTTCCATTTTATCAACCCAATCTCGGAACTTACTCCACCTACCAAATGGAAAGTCTTCTAGAAGTCTTAAAATATTCTCTCATCTATGGAAATTAAAATAGAGTTCAGAAACAAAACTATGAATGGTAGAATAATAGCAGTGAACGAGATTTGAGAAACGTTAGAacaattttacataaaaaaggCAAAATATATATCTCCACTGATCTGAACAGAGCATAAAGATCCCTTTCTATTTTAGTCTTTACATGTCAATAAGATACGGCAGAAAAGAGAATGATGACTTGATGTTtaaaatctttttctttttctcaaaattacGCAACGAAGAAGAGGAAAACCATGAGAAAAGCAATCAGTACGAAGAAAATCTTAATCATGAGCCATCGGTTAGACGATATACTGTTGAGATACCTAGCCAGTTGGCTCTGTGCGCCTTCCACGTTCGCCAATGTATCTTCCATGTTCTGATCGATTCTGTACAAACCAACAACTTATTAAGTTTTCCACAAATATTCAGTGAATTTTAAGACATGGTTTTGGTTTTTAAGAACCTGATAGCGATCTCCCCTTGCTGAGAAACCATGGTTGCTAGTTGTGTGAAGATATTGCCTAGCTCATGGATTGTTGATTCTACGTTGTGTAGAGCTTCTGCTCGGCTCTGCATATATGTGTCTTGCAACGGGACCATctgctgctgttgttgttgACTCTGTTGCAATAATGGTGAGGATTCGGCCTCTCCCTGCCTACTGTAAACTCAGAACATATAGAAAGGTCTTCAATTATAAACGCTAACTCTTAGCCAGATTAAAAGAGAAGTAAGGCATGTTCTACTCTGAAACTTCAAACTCTATGGTTATCGGATTAGTAATACATTACCTAGGGACTATCtgagatgaagatgaagaagagccATTTGCCCATGGAAGAGGAGCAGGTTGACTAGGTGAAGGCTTAGAAGCCAAAGGGCGCTGGCGAACAAATGGGTTTGCTGATTCTTTTGAAGagattttagagaattttttcaTTCGATCTTCTTGGATCTTCATGTTCTGCAGCACCAGACCAGTAAAAATAGTAATTTCTGAAGCTTACTCAAAAGTAGAAATATctaaaaggaaagaaagaaagaaaagaaccTCAGTTCTCAAAGTAAGAACATCCTTAAACTCCTTGGTAGTGTCCATCAAGCGATTCTTTAAATCGTCAACAACGGTTGCTGAGTGAGTAGTTGTGTCTCTAGAGATGTTGCTTTCATCATTATGGGAGTTGCGTACAGCTTGAAGGTCGAGTAAAGCGCCATTTAGACCAGAGATCTCTTGTTTGATCACCACCGTCAGCTCTTGTATCTCCCGGGTAGGATCATCAAAAACTGATGACCTCTTTGCCACTGACAAAATGACAAGTTAATAAACTATACTCTTCCACTAATTGGATCCTAAAGCAAGCCGAGTTACTCTAGATTTCACGAATAAAAGAAACTTACGTTGAGCAAGCTTGGATAGCTTCTGCGACGTCTGGTGGATAGCTAAACCGATCAGAGAAGCTCTCTTGCTGAACTCCGATTGATTTGCCGCGGCAGATCTCGGATCCTCTCTTCTTCCCCCGCCACCACCGTACGGCACATTATTCGCCGCCGCTGGAGCAATCGATCTCCTCCGGCTTTCAACGACACCAAAGAACTCGTCCGTCCGATCTCGATACGACGATTGCCCATGCCTCGCTTGCATTCTCTTCGTTCGAGAAGAAGCTCC comes from the Brassica rapa cultivar Chiifu-401-42 chromosome A01, CAAS_Brap_v3.01, whole genome shotgun sequence genome and includes:
- the LOC103831757 gene encoding syntaxin-32 isoform X2, whose product is MQARHGQSSYRDRTDEFFGVVESRRRSIAPAAANNVPYGGGGGRREDPRSAAANQSEFSKRASLIGLAIHQTSQKLSKLAQLAKRSSVFDDPTREIQELTVVIKQEISGLNGALLDLQAVRNSHNDESNISRDTTTHSATVVDDLKNRLMDTTKEFKDVLTLRTENMKIQEDRMKKFSKISSKESANPFVRQRPLASKPSPSQPAPLPWANGSSSSSSQIVPRQGEAESSPLLQQSQQQQQQMVPLQDTYMQSRAEALHNVESTIHELGNIFTQLATMVSQQGEIAIRIDQNMEDTLANVEGAQSQLARYLNSISSNRWLMIKIFFVLIAFLMVFLFFVA
- the LOC103831757 gene encoding syntaxin-32 isoform X1 — encoded protein: MQARHGQSSYRDRTDEFFGVVESRRRSIAPAAANNVPYGGGGGRREDPRSAAANQSEFSKRASLIGLAIHQTSQKLSKLAQLAKRSSVFDDPTREIQELTVVIKQEISGLNGALLDLQAVRNSHNDESNISRDTTTHSATVVDDLKNRLMDTTKEFKDVLTLRTENMKIQEDRMKKFSKISSKESANPFVRQRPLASKPSPSQPAPLPWANGSSSSSSQIVPSRQGEAESSPLLQQSQQQQQQMVPLQDTYMQSRAEALHNVESTIHELGNIFTQLATMVSQQGEIAIRIDQNMEDTLANVEGAQSQLARYLNSISSNRWLMIKIFFVLIAFLMVFLFFVA